One window of Triplophysa rosa linkage group LG10, Trosa_1v2, whole genome shotgun sequence genomic DNA carries:
- the kcnk13a gene encoding potassium channel subfamily K member 13a isoform X2, which produces MACKGACCCGFGPVNEDNARFIMLMLFIILYLLCGAAVFSALERPMEKQAKERWAQRFELFSQKYNLNRSDLEKFLRHYEEANMAGIRVDTLRPRWDFTGSFYFVGTVVSTIGFGMTTPATVGGKIFLIF; this is translated from the exons ATGGCATGTAAAGGCGCTTGCTGCTGTGGCTTTGGTCCTGTGAATGAAGATAATGCCAGGTTTATAATGTTGATGCTGTTCATCATCCTGTACTTGCTGTGTGGAGCCGCTGTGTTTTCAGCACTGGAGCGTCCCATGGAGAAACAAGCCAAGGAAAGATGGGCTCAGAGGTTTGAGCTCTTCAGCCAAAAGTACAACCTCAACAGAAGTGATTTGGAGAAGTTCTTGAGACATTACGAGGAGGCGAACATGGCAGGTATACGGGTGGACACCCTCAGACCTCGCTGGGATTTTACCGGGTCGTTTTATTTCGTCGGCACAGTTGTTTCCACCATAG GTTTTGGAATGACGACACCCGCCACAGTCGGTGGCAAAATCTTCCTCATCTTTTAA
- the kcnk13a gene encoding potassium channel subfamily K member 13a isoform X1 encodes MLILCVAAIIVSCCASAMYSSIEGWAYLDSLYFCFVAFSTIGFGDMVSSQRASYENQAVYRIGNFIFILMGVCCIYSLFNVISIVIKQVLNWLLKKLEIPCRHCPGRSLRPRRNAVMPGHPRTRARNISIDTDAVNDSETDGRRLSGEMISMRDFLAANKVNLAIMQKQLSEAANGHPRPCGSTNRHNGFSGGVGALGIMNNRLAETSVER; translated from the coding sequence ATGCTGATTCTTTGTGTAGCAGCAATAATCGTCTCTTGTTGTGCTTCAGCTATGTACTCTTCCATTGAGGGATGGGCTTATTTAGATTCACTTTACTTCTGCTTCGTGGCGTTCAGCACCATTGGGTTCGGCGATATGGTTAGCAGTCAGAGGGCCAGCTACGAGAACCAGGCCGTCTACCGTATTGGCAATTTCATCTTTATATTGATGGGCGTTTGCTGCATCTACTCGCTTTTCAACGTCATCTCCATTGTCATCAAGCAGGTGCTTAACTGGCTCTTAAAAAAGCTTGAGATTCCATGTCGCCACTGCCCCGGAAGGTCCCTCCGGCCCCGCCGGAACGCGGTCATGCCTGGGCATCCCAGAACACGTGCCCGCAACATTTCTATAGACACGGATGCGGTGAATGACAGCGAGACGGACGGTCGCAGGTTGTCTGGAGAAATGATCTCCATGAGAGACTTTCTGGCGGCTAACAAGGTGAACCTGGCGATCATGCAGAAACAGTTGTCCGAGGCGGCCAACGGACATCCCCGGCCATGCGGGTCGACTAATAGGCACAATGGATTCTCCGGAGGAGTGGGAGCCTTGGGCATAATGAATAATAGGCTTGCAGAGACTAGCGTGGAGAGATAA
- the kcnk13a gene encoding potassium channel subfamily K member 13a isoform X3: MACKGACCCGFGPVNEDNARFIMLMLFIILYLLCGAAVFSALERPMEKQAKERWAQRFELFSQKYNLNRSDLEKFLRHYEEANMAGFGMTTPATVGGKIFLIF; the protein is encoded by the exons ATGGCATGTAAAGGCGCTTGCTGCTGTGGCTTTGGTCCTGTGAATGAAGATAATGCCAGGTTTATAATGTTGATGCTGTTCATCATCCTGTACTTGCTGTGTGGAGCCGCTGTGTTTTCAGCACTGGAGCGTCCCATGGAGAAACAAGCCAAGGAAAGATGGGCTCAGAGGTTTGAGCTCTTCAGCCAAAAGTACAACCTCAACAGAAGTGATTTGGAGAAGTTCTTGAGACATTACGAGGAGGCGAACATGGCAG GTTTTGGAATGACGACACCCGCCACAGTCGGTGGCAAAATCTTCCTCATCTTTTAA